One Styela clava chromosome 4, kaStyClav1.hap1.2, whole genome shotgun sequence genomic window, ACTATTCTTTGGCTATTAGCAATGATCTGtccacaaaataatcaaattaacgctTGGTgggaaatataaaacataaaactgcCGGTGCGTGTAGTTCTTGGTAAATGTCCAATAgcgccaatctatgatgtcatacCCCACAACAGTTCATCTTGATAACATGCAAAATGTGCTGACTGAAAATCTCTCTTCAGTTCCTCTGCGTTGGTGGGGTGCATTCTACGAAGACCCCTGGTACACAATGGGGCATTCTATTAAATTCAACGAAATTCGCCGTTGAAGATTAGCAACGAGTTAACCATCATCATCTATCTACTAACACCATCCAGCGAAATAAAACCTTCAAATTTGGagatttataaattttgaaatcaatatTCAACTGaaatgtattgaatattttttcaaaaatatcctCAAACAAATTGATAACATAAAACTACTTTGGATACATGCGTATCTAACGAGTCATTACAAAATTACTCTTGAATATTTTAGATTCTTATGATTAAAtcaatgcaaggatgctgtagcaagagtaaagttAACTATTCTGAGTGATCAATAGTCTTgccgcacactaacacaaatatatttctgtaacgtttcgtttgGCCATGGACTTCTTCAGGCATATATAGTTCAACTATAACTactagttgaactatgtatgtctgaaaaAGGGTGACCTTGATccgacgaaacgttacagaaatatatttgtgttaatgtgcaTCAAGAATCATTCAGGTTATTAAgaatctttttattttgaaaatgcgAATCATACATCATACTAAATTCATACAAATACATACAATTATTATCAAGTAAAATGAATCCAGGTATCTTCAATGTAGATGTCGAgaagatttttttcaacatcAGACCAAACAAAGAAACAAGATCCAGTTTTATGCAGCGcatgttgtgtgttttaaaaaagGAATAATACAGTACTGTGATAGTGCAAAATACGATAAACGAATATAGTATTTGACTCTTGGCAAGACCGATAGAGCCTATAATTACGTAACGAATAAAAGTTTCGGTACTGCCAAGGTTTAGAAATGAACCTGTTTCGCTCCAAGAGTAGTGCGATAAATTGTATTCGCaacggtagcagtggcatcagaatGCCCAATTTGTTCTAATTCGAGTGAAGAATCGGATTCGGAGGAAATTGGAAATTGAATACCGAAGTTttagcagtcatgtaacatttatggtttggGGATATTTCTTTTCCGCTATATGGACATTTGGCTAAGTTTCTGGgtaattttcaacacttacaacTAAAAATGAGTCAGATGTTAGATCTGAGTTGTATGATTCGAATAAATCTTATATAAATGATGAAATATTCACtcaacaaacaaaatacaaatttttgtgacGATTTCATTAGGAATGCGCCCAAAGAACGATCTTATTAGCAGCGGCGAAATGTTTTgcatgcgtgtgtgcagttatctgcatatccAGTATatactcattcgtttttgtgtatgaccttattaccgatcagtcggaagcaggttggccacccctgcgaTATGGGATCGAATTTTGTGCAGGAGTCGGGCGTGCCAAACTATATCAAAAGTTTTAACAATTGATTCAGCTCAACCGTTTCGATAATTTGCATAGGATTGACAAAACAATAATGGGGCGAAATGGGATTCGTTCGATCGccactgtttttaaaatcgGGATCAATGATAGCCTCGACAAAATACTGGTTCCACGACAAAGTCTTCGTTCGCTATAGGTGGCTGTTTCtgttgaatatatattcaaatttaattgaatCATGATAAACATAATTCATATATAACACAAACGAAGAGAATTTTATTACTCTAGTATGGTCACAACGATATCATGTTTAGTCATCATTCGTGTCTACTGATCTGATCaaataagataaaaatattCTCTTAGAACATTAACTGGAATTATAGATTTATGTAGTATATAGAGTCTTGGatataaatatttacaataGCATGTCATGATTTTCGCGTTGACCAGTGGTTATATGTTTAAATCGAATTCGTGTTCATCAGTGTTCTAGGTAAAATAACGTTGACAGATCGTgatgttgaaaatattcataGTTGAATTTGATTAGTTACTTTTAGAATGTGAAAGAGATAATGAGTAATTTTGCAACAAATATTCTGTTCCTGTTTATTCAAGATCTTTGTCAAATTCAGTTGCTTGGATCATTCCGTCGTTATCAGCATCGAGTTTCTGGAATTCCTGCTTCATAAGATCGTCAAGATCTCTGCTTTGTTCCAAGTCTTGTTCGTGTTGCTCAGTAACGACATCAAGAAGGGCCAATACATCTTCTTCGTTGTTGGAGTCCAATAAATGAGAAGCAACTAATTGACCGGATTCGTTGTCCTGGTGATATAAAATGTAAAGTGCTGTTATGGAGAACAAATTTGCGCTAATTACTCGATAGTGAGTTATGCCTTACTACCGATATAACACACTAGAGACGTACCGATActacttttgtcgccgataccaacAGAAAAACGCCAATATTTCGAAAAGTCGATATTCCGTAACTATGTAATTATAACTTTAGGGGTGCAGGGCGGACGGGTTGTAACAATAGTCTTTAAGCATTATTTATACTGCACATTATTTCAGcttgaaatagaaatatttcagataagATGAGAAATCGAAGTTTGTGATACAGATGCATAAATTGATTCGGATGCATTGTGCACCGACGTTCGTAAACTAGAGACTCAATTAGAAAACTAATTTTGTGCAAATATAACGTTGTATTTTACACATTGgaaaatattcgattgatatatttcttcataattaccatGTCATATTAAAATGTCCGTTTGAAAAGTTGgcagcaaaaatagccaaattagttgagagTTAACGAGGCGATTAATTTCAACATCCGTATTTCAACCTATTTTCGAAGCATTCTGGATCACATTGAAAAGCTAAATATATAGGAAATAGCGGTATACATTTAGCTGATACCGAGAAATAGCCGATATTCCCGATAACCATACATTGGTACATCTCTACAACAAACACGCTCCTATACTCCATTTCACCAAGTTTTTGCCGAGTTGGGCAATTAAGATTTCTGTGGTAAATAAAGAACTTAATCGGTTGATGTACAGTACAGTGTTCTGTTTGTATATATATCTCACCAGCAATCTTGCAGTCATTGCTTCACGAAACTCAGATTGCGATATGATTCCGTCTTCATTTTCATCAAGTTCGTTAAACACGTCCCAGGTATTTTTCAGATCCTCctgatttttttgttgaagcCGCTCGTCTCCCAATTCCAGTTTACAAGAGaattttttgctcaaaatccAACCAGCTGAATCCAGAtgagaaagaataaaaaaaggaaaaaaaatcaTTACAGTTGCATGAAACCCAACGATTTTACATATAATTACCAGTAACTTCACCGGTCATCACAGGTCTACACAGTGTACGGTTATGGAGTTCATCATAAAAACGAACGAacattgctcaaatatatggacagtaAGCGAATGACGTTAGGAATAAAGACGCTTCCGGCTGAAATTAACCTATTCGAAACAATAGTCTGGCCATTTATTGTACAAGTGGCATCAATTTAATCAATAAGGCATTTCATTCGTTCCATGTGACGGCAATTTTAGTGGGCAGGCAAACAGGACTCATCGCATGGTTATCAAGTACCGGTAATTTCTATAATTTGAATCTTGAACAATATCAAATACTCACAGAGGAATTTAATCGATGCACGCCCAGTTCTACATAATCCACAGTCACAGCACACTATGTTGCATCCCTTTCCGTTTCCACTACCGGAACCACAGCACTTCCTGCGGTTCCATATGCTAACTTTAGCGCAGTCTTTGCAGAAGCCTGTGAAAATAACGTGAAACACTATGGAACCTTTTTCAATCCTGGAACATATTTCATTTGTAATGGGATTAACTTGTTACAAGAACATTTGTAGATAACTCAAGACAATATCACAAGTCCTTTTTTGAAAGTGGAATTACTACTTAATCGAATCCTGAATTGGGATTCccaaatagaacaaaaataaatatatatatatatatttaatattcgaatatcaaaaaaaaaacactagaaaGAATAACTAATGTACACCATTTGAACCAGCATATCATGCGTCTACGAATATAATTTTCACACTCACCGTTTTGTCCACGACCACAGCAAATTGCCGAAATTTCCGCTACGGCAAAAAGCAGGAGTATAGCAATAATACCTAAAAGATTATTCATTGTAAATATCCCAGATGAAATTGATAGTtatttctaaaatatatttgcattaAAAAAGATATGTTCATAGTCAGCGCTCTTCAATGCCCAATAGTACTGAATTATAACGAGGAAGAAGTCAATTAGGAATGTGAGCCTCCGCAAACAGAAACTTAATTGTATGCCATTTCGTTCTTTTACGAATGCGGGGGTGATACTATGTATCCCCGTTCAAACCAATGGTAGTTTCATTTTTAGAATTCATAGTATTTCATGATTCCGATTTTGTGTTTCACTTtcggcaatatatatatatatatatgttgctCCCAAATACCTTAAATTCCTTAAACATAATAATTTGCATGACCCTGGACACGTATGCTGCATAACATTATCCTGATACATCTCTAATATACGTCCCCTAATCGGGAGGCGAACCTGCAACTCCCCTAGACAATCTGCTGTAGTATGACAAGCGAGGTACAAACGCAAATATCTACTACATTATTTCGGCACAAAAATCGACAAAGTTGATAATATATCTGTTTATTTTGCAAATGGAAGTCATACACAAAATCACAATTATTAGTGAGTGAAATGAATTCGAGCATTTCCAATGTAGATTTGAGGAGACTTATCTCAACTCCATACTAAACAAAGAAACAAGTACAAGTTGTTAGTTTCTTTCATTCTGCACTTCGCTATCAGTGTAATATCAATCGAAAGCACGTTAATTTTGTCAACGAATACTAGACGATACAACCTGACAAGTCAAGAGCATGACATGAAAATGTTTTCTTCTTCCactattaaaaattttgaaacggaTATTTGTTTACAGAGACTCccacacaaaaatatttgttttgatgagtaaaaagtctTAGCTGTCAATAAATGGAAATTCCACTAAGCCACATTGTGTCGAGAAGCATAATATCCTTACCACA contains:
- the LOC120325698 gene encoding uncharacterized protein LOC120325698, with amino-acid sequence MNNLLGIIAILLLFAVAEISAICCGRGQNGFCKDCAKVSIWNRRKCCGSGSGNGKGCNIVCCDCGLCRTGRASIKFLSGWILSKKFSCKLELGDERLQQKNQEDLKNTWDVFNELDENEDGIISQSEFREAMTARLLDNESGQLVASHLLDSNNEEDVLALLDVVTEQHEQDLEQSRDLDDLMKQEFQKLDADNDGMIQATEFDKDLE